A window of the Lolium perenne isolate Kyuss_39 chromosome 7, Kyuss_2.0, whole genome shotgun sequence genome harbors these coding sequences:
- the LOC127315524 gene encoding uncharacterized protein has product MAREFEALALNGHNYPTWAMDTKIALASRGIVRAIQADQDPLPAGVTPLTEEQKYTALYIIRHHIHPDLKSEYLEEESPSALFQALKTRYEQQKAVVLPEALHDWTHLRLQDFKSIGEYNHEVHKISSKLRFCGKEPTDVEKIEKTLSTMLPSDRILQQQYRARDHQVYSDLIHILLQAEKHDELLAKNGSQRPVGSQSLPEVHMNVANGRKFDGGFKGKPSNFNGKRKRNRNRKPRNSDRGKGTGKSKFDKSKLCNKCGCYTHPTDKCKIPRHLAILYQQSHGRNAPRGRRNGGHDG; this is encoded by the exons ATGGCTCGAGAATTTGAGGCACTCGCCCTCAATGGCCACAACTACCCTACTTGGGCCATGGACACGAAGATCGCTCTTGCATCTCGTGGGATAGTGCGTGCAATCCAGGCTGATCAggatccactgcccgctggagtcACGCCACTAACAGAAGAACAGAAGTATACCGCCTTATACATTATAAGGCACCATATTCACCCAGATCTCAAGTCTGAGTACTTGGAGGAGGAATCCCCTAGTGCCTTGTTTCAGGCCCTCAAAACGAGGTATGAACAGCAGAAGGCAGTTGTCCTGCCAGAAGCACTCCATGATTGGACTCACCTCCGTCTTCAGGACTTCAAGTCCATCGGAGAGTACAATCACGAGGTTCATAAGATCAGTTCCAAGTTACGCTTTTGCGGGAAGGAACCTACTGATGTGGAGAAGATAGAGAAAACTCTGTCGACTATGCTCCCATCTGACAGAATCCTCCAGCAACAGTACCGTGCTCGCGACCACCAAGTATATTCCGATCTTATTCATATCTTACTTCAGGCTGAAAAGCATGATGAGCTACTCGCTAAGAATGGCTCTCAGCGCCCGGTTGGTTCTCAATCTCTACCTGAAGTTCATATGAATGTCGCGAACGGACGAAAGTTTGATGGTGGTTTCAAAGGAAAGCCCTCGAACTTCAATGGTAAGCGAAAGCGCAACCGGAACAGGAAGCCCAGAAACTCAGACCGTGGGAAAGGCACTGGAAAGTCCAAGTTTGACAAATCTAAGCTTTGCAACAAGTGTGGATGCTACACGCACCCCACTGACAAGTGCAAGATCCCAAGGCATCTGGCCATTCTGTACCAGCAATCCCATGGACGCAACGCACCTCGAGGGAGAAG GAACGGAGGACATGATGGTTGA
- the LOC127315525 gene encoding uncharacterized protein — MCPMCHRLNEDGAHLFLKCKPVKELWKALNLDDLRLKLLLCADSKEVVGEILKQKEMPKLKSVALLSVWWRVRNKCNAGEAPATHESVVFQIMSLTSELIGHCSKANARLVQERTCSWQNPSGDTLKINTDGSFTAANRSGGWGFVIRGASGDVLGAGAGHMHHAQDALHAEAEACLRALVQAQTWGMSSVQIETDSKLLVQAISGNSQDLALNGALFKEIKYQARLNFVSFKISYCPRACNKVADAMALYGAKLERAPPAFWLGSAPSFACDLVTSDLAGLSG; from the coding sequence ATGTGCCCTATGTGCCACCGGCTGAATGAGGACGGTGCCCACCTGTTCCTGAAGTGCAAGCCGGTAAAGGAACTCTGGAAGGCCCTAAATCTGGATGATCTTAGACTCAAGCTCCTGCTTTGTGCCGACTCTAAAGAGGTTGTTGGAGAAATCCTGAAGCAGAAGGAGATGCCCAAGCTCAAGTCTGTGGCTctcctttcggtttggtggagggTGCGTAACAAATGCAACGCTGGTGAAGCTCCGGCGACACATGAGTCGGTTGTCTTCCAGATCATGTCTTTAACCTCGGAGCTGATTGGTCATTGCAGCAAAGCAAACGCGCGGCTGGTGCAAGAGCGGACTTGTTCTTGGCAGAACCCTTCTGGCGACACCCTCAAGATCAACACGGATGGCAGTTTCACTGCAGCAAACCGATCCGGTGGATGGGGTTTTGTGATCCGCGGCGCTAGCGGTGATGTGCTGGGGGCTGGCGCCGGTCACATGCACCATGCTCAAGATGCGCTGCATGCCGAAGCGGAGGCGTGCCTCAGGGCTCTCGTCCAGGCGCAAACCTGGGGCATGTCCTCTGTCCAGATTGAGACGGATTCCAAGCTTTTGGTGCAAGCCATTTCGGGAAACAGCCAGGATTTGGCGCTGAATGGAGCCCTGTTTAAAGAGATCAAGTATCAAGCTAGACTAAATTTCGTTTCCTTTAAAATTTCCTATTGCCCTCGGGCCTGTAACAAAGTAGCTGACGCTATGGCTTTGTATGGGGCAAAACTGGAGCGAGCACCTCCTGCCTTCTGGCTTGGTAGCGCTCCCAGTTTCGCCTGTGACTTGGTTACCAGCGATCTGGCTGGTCTTTCTGGTTAA